From the genome of Nocardia mangyaensis:
TTTCTGTTCAGCGGCACGGTATTCATCAGGGGAACAACGGGTTTCGCGGTACAGCAGATTCCGTGGGACCGCGAGGACAAGTTCGAGATGCCGGTCTCGGTCTGGGAGGACCTGATGTCGGCGCATTTCCCCGATGCGGGGTGGCTGCGCCTGCAACGCGACACCGTCGAGGCGCTCGCCGCCTACAAGTCCGGTCACGGGCTGCTCGGCTTCGACGACGCTGTGCTGCGCCTGCTCGAGGACAGCTCATGACCGCCGAGCCGACGAGGTCGCGGGCCAGGGCACGCGCGGTCGCCGACGCGGTGCTCTACGAGGGCTACCTGCTGTACCCGTATCGGGCGAACTCGCGAAAGAACCAGTCGCGCTGGCAGTTCGGTGTGCTCGGTCCCGCCGGGGCGGCTGGCGCGGGGCTCGGTGAGGACTCAGAACTCTCGGCACAATGCCTGCTCGATGCCGGCGGACGTACCGTGCTCACGCTGACCGTTCGGTTCCTGCAACTGCAACGCCGCACGGTCGAGGATGCCGGGGGAGCGCCGGTCGCCGAGTTCGTCGTCGACGGCAGATCGTGGATCAGCTGGGACGAGGCGGTGGAATGCGAGCACTCGGTCGGCCCGCTGACCTTGACCGATTCTTCTGCACCACTGTCGATTCCGGGCGGAACAGAGTATGAGGCCATCCCCGGCCCCGACGGTTCCGCGGCCGGGCGGGTGGTCCGGCATCGGGAACACCTCGACGGTGAGATCCAGATGAGTGTGGAGCGCGACGAGCGCTTCGTGTGTCTGAGCGTCATCCTCCGCAACACCGGCGCCCCCGCGACCGACCAGCACGACGCCATCGCCCGCTCCCTGATCGGTGCGCACGTCATCGCCGAACTCGACGACGGCCAGTTCGTCTCGCTGCTCGAACCCCCACCCGACGCCGAAGCCGCCGTGGCCCGCTGTGTCCAGCACCGCTGCTTCCCGGTCCTGGCCGGACCGCCCGGTGACCACAGCATCGTGCTGGTCTCGCCGATCATCCTCTACGACCATCCCGAGATCGCCGAGCAGAGCGAGGGGCCGCTGTTCGACTCCACCGAAATCGACGAGATCCTCACCCTGCGGGTCATGACCATGACCGAGGAGGAGAAGGCCCAGGCCCGCGCGACCGACCAGCGGGCCGCGCAGCTCATCGACCGCTGCGACACCATGACGCCGGAGGCCTTGCAACGGTTGCACGGCGTCCTGCGCGATCCGCATGCCGACACCGCCGCGCTGATCCCGGAGGTACCCGACGGGGTCGACTGGTGGGACCCGCTGGCCGACAACGCTGTTCGGCCGGACACCGACGCGATCCTGGTCGGCGTGGTCCGGGTCGGCAACGGCACCCGCGTGCGCCTGCACCCCTCGCGACGCGCCGATGCCCACGATCTGTTCTACGACGGCCGGATCGCACGGGTCGTCACCGTGCACGAGGACGTCGACGGGCAGGCACACGTCGGCGTGGTCATCGAGGACGACCCCGCCGCCGACCTGCACGAATGGTACGGCCGCTACCTGTACTTCGCCCCGGAGGAGATCGAACCACTCGACAGCCCACGAGAATGAGAGAGAAGGGGTCAATCATGGCCACGATAGGAATGATCGCGGTGGCGTGTGCCGCCGTGGTGGCGTTCGCCGCCGCGATACTCGGCGTCCGGTCGATACCGGACCTGCAGCGCTACCTGAAGATGCGCCGGATGTGAGATGACGGCGCGGGTGCTCGTCGCCGGGATCGGCAACATCTTCCTCGGCGACGACGGTTTCGGGCCCGAAGTGGTGCGACGACTCCCGCCGCACGGTGACCCCGTGCGGGTGGTCGACTACGGGATCCGCGGCATGCACCTGGCCTACGACCTCCTCGACCCCTGGGACGCCCTGATCCTCGTCGACGCCGTCCCCGACCGCGGCGCCCCCGGCACCCTCGCGGTCTTCCACGCCGAACCGGACCCGGCCGGCGCGGCCCGGCTCGACGCCCACGCCATGAACCCCGACGCCGTCTTCGCGAGCGTCCGAGCTTTGGGCGGAACCCTCCCGCCGACCGTTGTGGTCGGCTGCCAGGTCGCCTCGGTGGACGAGGGCATTGGTCTGTCCGAACGCGTCACCGCCGCTCTCGACCGGGCGGTCGCCGTCGTGGCCGAGGTCATCGCGCGACTGGCTGCCGACCCGAGCGGTCCGGTCGACGATGCGCCCGAGCCGTTCGCGCCGTCGTGTCGACCGGAGGAGTGAGCCATGTGCCTCGGTATTCCCGGACAGGTCGTGGAAATTCTCGACGGCTATCACGGTCAGCTCGCGCTGGTGACGGTGTCCGGGGAAAACCGGAAGGTGAATATCGGCCTGCTGGACCAGGACCCGGTGGGTCCCGGCGACTGGGTGATCATCCACATGGGGCTGGCGGTGGAGAAGACCGACGAGGCCGGGGCCGCCGCCGCGCTGGCCGGGCTGAACCTGATGGGGCGAGGTGAGCAGCCGTGAGTGCCGAGCGGCAGCGTCGTCACCTCGTGGTCCGCGGGGTGGTGCAGGGCGTCGGGTTCCGGCCCTTCGTCTACACCACCGCCGCCGAACTGTCGCTGTCCGGCTCGGTCGCCAACGACAGCTCCGGGGTGATCATCGACATCGAAGGCACCCCCGCCGATCTGGACGAGTTCATCCGCCGACTCCGCGACCGGCCACCCCCACTGGCCGTCATCGAATCCATCGACAGGATCACCGTCGCGGTGCGGGGCGGCACCGGCTTCCACATCGTCGACACCACCCGCGCCGACGGTGGCCGCACCCTCGCCTCCCCGGATGTCGCGATCTGCGCCGACTGCGCCGCCGAACTCGCCGACCCCACCGATCGCCGCCATCGCCACCCCTTCATCAACTGCACCAACTGCGGACCCCGCTTCACCATCATCACCGACCTCCCCTACGACCGCTCTCGCACCTCGATGGCCGACTTCCCGATGTGCTCCCACTGCACCGCCGAATACACCGACCCCACCAACCGCCGCTTCCACGCCCAACCCATCGCCTGCCCCGATTGTGGGCCCCGCCTGACCTACACCGCTGTACCGCTGTCCGCCGCGACCACCGACGATCGCTCGCGGCTGTCTCGCTCCGGTCGCAGCGAACCCGAGACCGCCGGCGCCACCCACTCGAACGACGGCGTGCAGCCGACCTCCGACGGTCCCAACCCCTCGCTGCCCGCTGCCCACCGTGCCCCGTCGCCGACCTCCGATGCCGCCGCGGCACTGACCGCCGCACGAGAGCTGTTGCGCGAAGGGGGAATCCTCGCGGTCAAGGGCATCGGCGGCTACCACCTTGCCTGCGACGCCACCAACGAAGACGCCGTGGCCACCTTGCGCAGCCGAAAACGCCGTGGCGACAAGCCGTTCGCCGTCATGGTCGCCGACCTGGCCACCGCGCGCGCTATCGCCGAGGTCGACGACATCGCGGCGGCACTGCTCAGTGGGCCCCAACGACCTATCGTCCTGCTCGCCCGCAAGGCCCCCATCTCCTACGCGGCCACGTCGCACGCCACGCTCGGGTCCCGAACCCATGCACTCGCATCCCCGGTCGGACGCGGCATCGTCGGCCTTGGTGACCTGCTCGAAGGTGATCGGGCCGACTCCAGCCCCTCGGCAGCGCGCGAAGGCCACGGTCAATACGCTCGCGGCACTGCCACACCCACCGGTGCGGAAGCACCAGGCCGTCCCGAATCACGAGGGTTGGACCGTGGCGCGATCGCCCTGGCTCCTTCGGTCGCACCCCGCAACCCCGACTTGGGTGTGCTGCTGGCCTACACCCCGCTGCACCTGCTGCTGTTCGGTCTCCCGGGCGACCCTCCTGGACCGCAGGTGCTGGTGATGACCTCGGGCAATCTCGGTGGCGAACCGATCTGCTACGACGACGAAGACGCCGGTACTCGTCTGGCCGGCCTCGCCGACGGCTGGCTCTCGCATGACCGCCGCATCCTGACACCGTGCGATGACTCGGTCCTACGCGTTGTCGACGGCATCGAACTTCCGTTGCGCCGCTCGCGTGGGTACGCGCCGCTCCCGCTGACCCTGCCCGTTCCGGTTCCACCCACCCTGGCCGTCGGCGCGGACCTCAAGAACACCTGCGCGGTCGGTGACGGTCGTTACGCCTGGCTCAGCCAGCACATCGGCGACATGGACGACCTGGCCACCCTGCGCGCCTTCGGCTTCGCGGCCGAGCATCTCGCGGAGCTGACCGGAGTAGCGCCGACACAGCTCGTCGTCGACGCGCACCCTGGCTACCGGTCGACCGCCTGGGCGCGCACACATGCCGAGGGCCGCCTGGTGCGCACCGTGCAGCACCATCACGCGCACATCGCCGCTGTCATGGGCGAACACGGACTCGGCGCAGCGGAGACCGTCGCCGGAATCGCCTTCGACGGCACCGGATTCGGGCCCGATGGCGCCATCTGGGGCGGCGAGGTGCTGGCGGCCGGATACAAGGGGTATCGGCGACTCGCGCACCTGCGATATGTGCCGCTGGCGGGCGGCGACACGAGCGTGCACCGCCCCTACCGCATGGCGCTGGCCCACTTGCGATCCGCCGACCTGCCCTGGTCCGACACCATCGCCTCGGTCGCCGCCTGCCCCGCCGATGAACGTGCTGTGCTGACCCACCAGTTCGACACCGGCCTCGGCTGCACCCCGACCTCGAGCATGGGCCGTCTCTTCGACGCGGTGGCCTCCCTGGCCGGTGTCCGCCACACCGTCGACTACGAAGCCCAGGCCGCCATCGAACTGGAAGCGATCGCCCGCGGCGTCGACCCGGGCGCGGGCACCTATCGGTTCGCCCTCGACCACACCGCCGACCCGGCCGTGATCGATCCGGCCCCGGTCGTCGCCGCGGTCGTCCGCGATGCCGGGCACGGCGTTCCGGCCGCCGTGATCGCGGCCCGCTTCCACCACGCCGTGGCCCGGTTGGTCCTCGACCTCGCCCGGGACTTCGCCCCGCCCCCGACCACCGTCGCGCTCTCGGGAGGCGTGTTCCAGAACGCGCTGCTGCTCTCGGCGGCACGCACTCTGCTGCGCGACAACGGATTTCCCATCATCACGCATCGCAGACTGCCGCCCAACGACGGTGGCCTCGCGTTCGGGCAACTACTCGCTGGCGCGGGTTGAGGAAAGGAGAGCAGCGATGTGCCTGGCAGTTCCGGGAAAGGTGCTCAGCCTGCACGAACGCGACGGCACGGTGATGTCGGTCGTCGACTTCGGCGGCGTGCACAAAGATGTGTGTCTGGAATACATTCCGGACGCGGCGGTCGGTGACTACGTGGTGGTCCACGTCGGCTTCGCCATCCAGCGTCTCGACGAGGAATCGGCGCTGCGCACACTGGCCGAGTTCGAGCACCTCGGGGTGCTCGACGAGGAGTTCGGCGACGGGTTCGCCCTCGCCGCCAAGCAGTCGGGCCTGCCCGATCCCACGGCACGACCGGCAGCGTCCGGCTCCGGCGACGACACGGAGGTGACGTCATGAAGTATCTCGACGAATTCAGCGACCCCGACCTGGCCAAGAAGCTGCTCGACCAGATCCACGCGGCCACCTCGCATCGCTGGGCCATCATGGAAGTGTGTGGCGGACAGACCCATTCGATCATCCGTCACGGCATCGACCAACTGCTCCCGGACGCGATCGAGATGATCCACGGCCCTGGCTGTCCCGTGTGTGTCACCCCGCTCGAGGTGATCGACAAGGCACTCGAGATCGCCGCGCAGCCCGGGGTGATCTTCTGCTCCTTCGGCGACATGCTGCGGGTGCCGGGCAGCGAACGCGACCTGTTCCGGGTCAAGAGCGAGGGCGGCGACGTGCGGGTGGTGTACTCGCCGTTGGACGCGCTCACCATCGCCCGCGAGAACCCCGACCGGCAGGTGGTGTTCTTCGGCATCGGCTTCGAGACGACCGCGCCGGCCAACGCGATGACCGTCTACCAGGCGAAGAAGCTCGGCATCGAGAACTTCTCGCTGCTGGTCTCGCACGTGCTGGTGCCGCCGGCCATCGCCGCGATCATGGAGTCGCCGAG
Proteins encoded in this window:
- a CDS encoding HypC/HybG/HupF family hydrogenase formation chaperone; the protein is MCLGIPGQVVEILDGYHGQLALVTVSGENRKVNIGLLDQDPVGPGDWVIIHMGLAVEKTDEAGAAAALAGLNLMGRGEQP
- a CDS encoding hydrogenase maturation protease yields the protein MTARVLVAGIGNIFLGDDGFGPEVVRRLPPHGDPVRVVDYGIRGMHLAYDLLDPWDALILVDAVPDRGAPGTLAVFHAEPDPAGAARLDAHAMNPDAVFASVRALGGTLPPTVVVGCQVASVDEGIGLSERVTAALDRAVAVVAEVIARLAADPSGPVDDAPEPFAPSCRPEE
- a CDS encoding DUF6893 family small protein; the protein is MATIGMIAVACAAVVAFAAAILGVRSIPDLQRYLKMRRM
- a CDS encoding carbamoyltransferase HypF, with the protein product MSAERQRRHLVVRGVVQGVGFRPFVYTTAAELSLSGSVANDSSGVIIDIEGTPADLDEFIRRLRDRPPPLAVIESIDRITVAVRGGTGFHIVDTTRADGGRTLASPDVAICADCAAELADPTDRRHRHPFINCTNCGPRFTIITDLPYDRSRTSMADFPMCSHCTAEYTDPTNRRFHAQPIACPDCGPRLTYTAVPLSAATTDDRSRLSRSGRSEPETAGATHSNDGVQPTSDGPNPSLPAAHRAPSPTSDAAAALTAARELLREGGILAVKGIGGYHLACDATNEDAVATLRSRKRRGDKPFAVMVADLATARAIAEVDDIAAALLSGPQRPIVLLARKAPISYAATSHATLGSRTHALASPVGRGIVGLGDLLEGDRADSSPSAAREGHGQYARGTATPTGAEAPGRPESRGLDRGAIALAPSVAPRNPDLGVLLAYTPLHLLLFGLPGDPPGPQVLVMTSGNLGGEPICYDDEDAGTRLAGLADGWLSHDRRILTPCDDSVLRVVDGIELPLRRSRGYAPLPLTLPVPVPPTLAVGADLKNTCAVGDGRYAWLSQHIGDMDDLATLRAFGFAAEHLAELTGVAPTQLVVDAHPGYRSTAWARTHAEGRLVRTVQHHHAHIAAVMGEHGLGAAETVAGIAFDGTGFGPDGAIWGGEVLAAGYKGYRRLAHLRYVPLAGGDTSVHRPYRMALAHLRSADLPWSDTIASVAACPADERAVLTHQFDTGLGCTPTSSMGRLFDAVASLAGVRHTVDYEAQAAIELEAIARGVDPGAGTYRFALDHTADPAVIDPAPVVAAVVRDAGHGVPAAVIAARFHHAVARLVLDLARDFAPPPTTVALSGGVFQNALLLSAARTLLRDNGFPIITHRRLPPNDGGLAFGQLLAGAG
- a CDS encoding HypC/HybG/HupF family hydrogenase formation chaperone — encoded protein: MCLAVPGKVLSLHERDGTVMSVVDFGGVHKDVCLEYIPDAAVGDYVVVHVGFAIQRLDEESALRTLAEFEHLGVLDEEFGDGFALAAKQSGLPDPTARPAASGSGDDTEVTS